One Streptosporangium sp. NBC_01495 DNA window includes the following coding sequences:
- the pssA gene encoding CDP-diacylglycerol--serine O-phosphatidyltransferase, translating to MTTADASWPMDETDDEPQGPVGKAFRLSAADSLSLGNALCGFLAVCVLAWSAISALQQDKPFAADPRFFGTAVVLLLIGATCDLFDGLVARKFRASAMGAELDNLADVISFGFAPAFMVVIWAGFNQQIPFLLVMAAASSVLLAGVVRLARFACVKTKSGDFMGLPIPMGAMTVVSVVLLFPPSIWTILPVFGVAYLMVSRIEYPKPKGNLAAAVLAWMMINVACLTIWVAGLAGGDTLIKVGAVMQMTIVAAIPLRVLMFKREKRKEQRRASAGVG from the coding sequence TTGACCACGGCTGACGCGAGCTGGCCGATGGACGAGACGGACGACGAGCCACAAGGACCCGTGGGCAAGGCGTTCCGCCTGTCGGCCGCGGACTCCCTCTCCCTCGGCAACGCCCTCTGCGGCTTTCTCGCGGTCTGCGTGCTCGCCTGGTCGGCCATCAGCGCGCTGCAGCAGGACAAACCCTTCGCGGCCGACCCTCGGTTCTTCGGCACCGCCGTGGTGCTCCTGCTGATCGGTGCCACCTGCGACCTGTTCGACGGCCTGGTGGCCAGGAAGTTCCGCGCCTCGGCCATGGGCGCCGAGCTGGACAACCTCGCCGACGTGATCAGCTTCGGCTTCGCACCCGCCTTCATGGTGGTCATCTGGGCGGGGTTCAATCAGCAGATCCCTTTTCTGCTGGTGATGGCCGCGGCGTCGTCGGTGCTGCTGGCCGGGGTCGTCCGGCTCGCGCGCTTCGCCTGCGTGAAGACCAAGAGCGGCGACTTCATGGGGCTGCCCATCCCGATGGGCGCGATGACCGTGGTCTCGGTCGTGCTGCTGTTCCCCCCGTCGATCTGGACGATCCTGCCCGTCTTCGGGGTGGCATACCTGATGGTGAGCCGGATCGAGTACCCCAAGCCCAAGGGCAACCTGGCCGCCGCCGTGCTCGCCTGGATGATGATCAATGTTGCCTGCCTGACCATCTGGGTCGCGGGTCTGGCCGGTGGCGACACGCTGATCAAGGTCGGGGCGGTCATGCAGATGACGATCGTGGCGGCCATCCCGCTGCGGGTCCTGATGTTCAAGCGGGAGAAGCGCAAGGAGCAGCGCAGGGCGTC
- a CDS encoding phosphatidylserine decarboxylase, translating into MSHDSASRMPGPLGLARGVSPWLLPTVAAAAVTSLLSRRDRRWALAAVPLTALTGGMLWFFRDPDRTPGTGRILSPADGVVQSIDPWPDGRTRVAIFMSPLDVHVNRAPLAGTVTSMEHVSGGYLPAFNKDSDTNERVVWHLDTALGDIEMVQIAGAVARRIVPYVAEGAKVAKAERIGLIRLGSRVDLYLPEGIAPAVSVGQKTVAGVTSLDHG; encoded by the coding sequence GTGTCCCACGATTCAGCAAGCCGCATGCCAGGTCCGCTGGGCCTGGCACGTGGCGTCTCCCCGTGGTTGCTCCCGACCGTGGCCGCCGCCGCCGTGACCTCCCTGCTCAGCCGCCGTGACCGGCGCTGGGCGCTGGCGGCGGTCCCGCTGACCGCGCTCACCGGTGGGATGCTCTGGTTCTTCCGCGATCCAGATCGCACTCCGGGCACCGGGCGGATCCTGTCGCCCGCGGACGGCGTGGTGCAGAGCATCGACCCGTGGCCGGACGGCCGCACCCGGGTCGCGATCTTCATGAGTCCGCTCGACGTGCACGTCAACCGGGCGCCGCTGGCCGGCACGGTCACCTCGATGGAGCACGTGTCCGGCGGGTACCTGCCCGCGTTCAACAAGGACAGCGACACCAACGAGCGGGTCGTCTGGCACCTGGACACCGCTCTCGGTGACATCGAGATGGTCCAGATCGCCGGCGCGGTCGCGCGCCGCATCGTGCCCTACGTGGCCGAGGGGGCGAAGGTGGCCAAGGCGGAGCGGATCGGCCTGATCCGGCTCGGCTCGCGGGTCGACCTCTACCTCCCCGAGGGAATCGCCCCGGCCGTCTCCGTGGGCCAGAAGACGGTCGCGGGGGTGACGAGTCTTGACCACGGCTGA
- a CDS encoding TerC family protein — translation MSVPVWAWFAVIGGLLVVLAFDLWIVDRGEPREFSFKQAAFWVGFYVTLAVIFGIMLLIVAGPTPGGQFFAGYLTEYSLSIDNLFVFYIIMTRFAVPKMYQHKVLLIGILMALVMRGIFIAIGAAALANFGWLFYVFGLFLIYTAVQLVRQFGQEESVDENAVLRWARRVLPHTDDYVGSKIIVKVNGKRMVTPLLIVMIAIGTTDLLFALDSIPAIFGLTTDAFIVFTANAFALMGLRQLYFLLGGLLQRLVYLSYGLAFILGFIGVKLILEALHSSGVSWAPEVPIWLSLSVIVVTMIVTTVISLAKARRDIRAGKENTTPASVEQG, via the coding sequence GTGAGTGTTCCTGTGTGGGCATGGTTCGCCGTCATCGGCGGCCTTCTCGTCGTCCTCGCCTTCGACCTGTGGATCGTCGATAGAGGCGAACCCCGAGAGTTCTCCTTCAAGCAGGCCGCGTTCTGGGTCGGCTTCTACGTCACGCTCGCGGTGATCTTCGGCATCATGCTGTTGATCGTCGCCGGTCCCACCCCCGGAGGCCAGTTCTTCGCCGGGTATCTCACCGAGTACAGCCTGAGCATCGACAACCTCTTCGTCTTCTACATCATCATGACCCGCTTCGCGGTGCCGAAGATGTACCAGCACAAGGTCCTCCTGATCGGCATCCTGATGGCGCTGGTCATGCGCGGCATCTTCATCGCGATCGGCGCCGCGGCCCTGGCCAACTTCGGCTGGCTGTTCTACGTCTTCGGCCTGTTCCTGATCTACACCGCGGTGCAGCTCGTCCGCCAGTTCGGCCAGGAGGAGTCGGTCGACGAGAACGCGGTCCTGCGGTGGGCCCGGCGGGTGCTGCCGCACACCGACGACTACGTGGGCTCCAAGATCATTGTAAAGGTCAACGGCAAGCGGATGGTCACCCCGCTGCTGATCGTCATGATCGCCATCGGCACCACCGACCTGCTGTTCGCGCTCGACTCGATCCCGGCGATCTTCGGCCTGACCACCGACGCCTTCATCGTCTTCACCGCGAACGCGTTCGCCCTCATGGGCCTGCGCCAGCTTTACTTCCTGCTGGGTGGCCTGCTCCAGCGACTGGTCTACCTCAGCTACGGTCTTGCGTTCATCCTTGGTTTCATCGGGGTTAAGCTGATCCTTGAGGCGCTGCACTCCAGCGGTGTCTCCTGGGCCCCCGAGGTGCCGATCTGGCTGTCCCTGTCGGTCATCGTCGTCACGATGATCGTCACCACCGTGATCAGCCTTGCGAAGGCCCGGCGTGACATCCGCGCGGGCAAGGAAAACACCACCCCGGCGAGTGTCGAGCAGGGCTAG
- a CDS encoding glycosyltransferase family 4 protein: protein MTDQGRRVALVLGTSTGGVGRHVAMLAGGLVRDGHRVVVAGPPSTERAFGFAALGARFAPVPISDRPRPADDLRAVLALRALRGADVVHAHGLRAGALAAIALAGTGTGLVVTLHNAATAGGAIGAVYGLLERIVARRADRILVVSPDLGERMTRLGAGRVEAAVVPAPPLPLSGRDPGDVRRELGAGDRVIFLTVARLAQQKGLETLLDVAKALRGAHGDAGAVPGSVEAEHVRGGPVPDLPKPASSSVESVRGRGSRERAPEVVFLVAGEGPLRGELQGRIDRENLPVRLLGNRADVGDLLGVARALVVPSRWEGQPLTVQEALRAGTAVIATAVGGIPEMVGEAGLLVPYGDVAAMRDAVARVLADDGLAEGLAGAAARRGRGLPGEPEALEAVLVVYAGLSG from the coding sequence ATGACTGATCAGGGCAGGCGCGTGGCACTCGTGCTGGGGACGAGCACGGGAGGGGTCGGCCGGCACGTGGCCATGCTGGCCGGAGGGCTGGTGCGCGACGGCCACCGGGTGGTCGTGGCGGGTCCGCCGAGTACGGAGCGCGCCTTCGGCTTCGCCGCCCTCGGCGCGCGCTTCGCACCCGTGCCGATCTCCGACCGGCCTCGTCCGGCCGACGACCTGCGGGCGGTCCTGGCGCTCCGGGCGCTGCGCGGGGCGGACGTCGTGCACGCCCACGGGCTGCGGGCCGGGGCTCTGGCGGCGATCGCGCTGGCCGGGACCGGGACGGGCCTGGTGGTGACCCTGCACAACGCCGCCACCGCGGGCGGCGCCATCGGCGCCGTCTACGGTCTCCTGGAACGGATCGTGGCCCGCCGCGCCGACCGGATCCTGGTCGTCTCCCCCGACCTGGGGGAGCGGATGACCCGCCTGGGGGCCGGGCGGGTCGAGGCCGCCGTCGTCCCGGCGCCCCCGCTGCCCCTTTCGGGGCGCGATCCCGGCGACGTACGGCGAGAGCTCGGCGCGGGTGATCGGGTGATCTTCCTGACGGTCGCGAGGCTCGCCCAGCAGAAGGGCCTGGAGACTCTGCTCGACGTCGCGAAGGCCCTGCGGGGGGCTCATGGGGACGCGGGGGCCGTGCCGGGTTCGGTGGAGGCCGAGCACGTGCGCGGCGGGCCTGTGCCGGACCTGCCGAAGCCCGCGTCGAGTTCGGTGGAATCCGTGCGCGGCCGGGGCTCGCGGGAGCGGGCGCCCGAGGTCGTGTTCCTGGTGGCGGGGGAGGGGCCGCTGCGGGGGGAGCTGCAGGGGCGGATCGACCGGGAGAACCTGCCGGTGCGGCTGCTCGGCAACCGCGCCGACGTGGGGGATCTGCTCGGGGTGGCCAGGGCGCTGGTGGTGCCGAGCCGCTGGGAGGGGCAGCCGCTCACCGTGCAGGAGGCCCTGCGGGCGGGCACGGCGGTCATCGCCACCGCGGTGGGCGGCATCCCGGAGATGGTGGGCGAGGCCGGGCTGCTGGTGCCGTACGGGGACGTCGCCGCGATGCGCGACGCGGTCGCCAGGGTGCTCGCCGACGACGGCCTCGCGGAGGGACTGGCCGGTGCCGCCGCCCGGCGGGGCCGGGGGCTGCCGGGCGAGCCGGAGGCGCTTGAGGCGGTACTCGTGGTCTACGCCGGGCTCTCCGGCTGA
- the murJ gene encoding murein biosynthesis integral membrane protein MurJ, with amino-acid sequence MSTRIARGVAGAALLIGVVTVLARLVGFGRYLVQSQSVGNSCLGTAYNTANYVPNIVFELVAGGVLAGMVVPVLASAASRSGDDPEARAEVSRTTSALLTWAMLVLVPLTLLIVAFAGPIVALLVGDPHGCDLAGVVEAGTGMLVVFAPRMIFFGLAVVLYGVLQAHRRFMGPALAPLVSSLLIVGSNLLFEAVNEEAAGNLSKLSGAGQLSLSLGATVAAAAMVLTVIGPVTRLGLRLRPALSFPPGVAATARRLATAGLAVLIAQQVALIVVIRLANNLGGEGAIAAYTYAWALYQLPYAVLVMPIATSSFPVLSTRAAEGDTPGFDALTASTTRVVLLVTGLAAGVMAAVAVPVSQVFLEGTAGGDPAEMARGVALFAPGLAGYALMLHLARVLYASGRGRSAAAASVTGWAVALVAQIVLAHTAGDRADVVGQLALGSTVGMTVGGLLLTAAVLRARGAAALAGTPRTLLATLAGGAAAWGAGLALVGAFGAVSTWESVAVGLAAGVAGVAAFAAVALMIDRQDAQALLARLRRGPAREGTRSDD; translated from the coding sequence GGCCAGGCTCGTCGGCTTCGGCCGCTATCTCGTCCAGTCGCAGAGTGTCGGCAACAGCTGCCTGGGCACCGCCTACAACACCGCCAACTACGTACCCAACATCGTCTTCGAGCTGGTGGCGGGCGGTGTGCTGGCTGGGATGGTGGTGCCGGTGCTGGCCTCGGCGGCCTCCAGATCGGGTGACGACCCCGAGGCCAGGGCGGAGGTGAGCAGGACCACCTCGGCGCTGCTCACCTGGGCGATGCTCGTCCTGGTGCCGCTGACGCTGCTCATCGTCGCGTTCGCCGGGCCGATCGTCGCGCTGCTCGTGGGCGATCCGCACGGATGTGACCTGGCCGGCGTCGTCGAGGCCGGCACCGGCATGCTCGTCGTCTTCGCCCCTCGGATGATCTTCTTCGGCCTGGCCGTGGTGCTGTACGGGGTGCTCCAGGCCCACCGGCGGTTCATGGGCCCGGCCCTGGCGCCGCTGGTCTCCAGCCTGCTCATCGTCGGCTCCAACCTGCTGTTCGAGGCGGTCAACGAGGAGGCCGCCGGGAACCTGTCGAAGCTCAGCGGCGCCGGGCAGCTGTCGCTCTCCCTCGGCGCGACCGTCGCCGCAGCCGCGATGGTGCTCACCGTGATCGGCCCGGTGACCAGGCTCGGGCTCCGGCTGCGGCCCGCGCTGTCGTTCCCGCCGGGCGTCGCGGCCACGGCGCGGCGGCTCGCCACCGCGGGTCTCGCCGTGCTGATCGCGCAGCAGGTCGCGCTGATCGTCGTCATCCGCCTCGCCAACAACCTGGGCGGCGAGGGCGCGATCGCCGCCTACACCTACGCCTGGGCGCTGTACCAGCTGCCGTACGCGGTGCTCGTGATGCCGATCGCCACCAGCTCGTTCCCGGTGCTGTCCACCCGGGCGGCCGAGGGGGACACACCGGGTTTCGACGCCCTGACCGCCTCCACCACCCGGGTCGTGCTCCTGGTGACGGGGCTCGCGGCCGGGGTGATGGCGGCGGTCGCGGTGCCGGTGTCGCAGGTGTTCCTGGAGGGCACCGCGGGCGGCGACCCGGCCGAGATGGCCAGGGGCGTCGCACTGTTCGCGCCGGGCCTGGCCGGGTACGCGCTCATGCTGCACCTCGCCCGCGTCCTTTATGCCAGCGGGCGGGGCCGGTCGGCGGCCGCCGCCTCGGTGACCGGATGGGCCGTCGCGCTGGTGGCCCAGATCGTGCTCGCCCACACCGCGGGGGATCGGGCCGACGTGGTCGGGCAGCTGGCGCTGGGCAGCACCGTCGGCATGACCGTCGGCGGGCTGCTTCTCACCGCCGCGGTGCTCCGCGCCAGGGGCGCGGCCGCGCTGGCCGGGACGCCGCGCACCCTCCTGGCGACCCTGGCCGGCGGCGCCGCGGCCTGGGGGGCGGGACTCGCCCTGGTCGGCGCCTTCGGCGCGGTGTCCACGTGGGAGTCCGTGGCGGTCGGGCTGGCCGCCGGCGTGGCCGGTGTGGCCGCGTTCGCGGCCGTGGCGTTGATGATCGACAGGCAGGACGCCCAGGCGCTGCTGGCGAGGCTCCGCCGGGGGCCCGCGAGGGAGGGGACCCGTTCCGATGACTGA